The Gilliamella apicola genome window below encodes:
- the rlmD gene encoding 23S rRNA (uracil(1939)-C(5))-methyltransferase RlmD, whose translation MVKFYTPPKKKHTSQKLTVTVSSLDAFGQGVASHNGKTIFIKSALPDETVDIKLTEDKKNYAKATVIKYYNQSNERVKPQCEYYQKCGGCELQHISSHLQQQAKYSALINLLQKESGQHLASVIKDSPQIIADQPYHYRRRARLAINLVKGELFIGFRQAESSQIINIEHCPILVEQLDLLLAPLQNCLRKITQKKALGHIELIAVDSGVIIVLRHTLPMASQDTELLKQFAQEQNISLYFYGEELVHITGNKEHYYLINHLKLTFSPLDFIQVNSKINQKMINQALEWLTLKPTDNVLDLFCGMGNFSLPMATLSKSVTGIEGISALVKKAKFNAQLNNKEICAKTNFLINNLDDKQQFNTWNHATFEKVLLDPARAGAYNAAAEIVKIAPEKIVYISCNPATLARDCKQFIDKGYKIAQVAILDMFPQTKHIESMLLLTK comes from the coding sequence ATGGTTAAATTTTACACCCCACCTAAAAAAAAGCACACCTCACAAAAATTGACCGTTACCGTTTCGTCACTTGATGCATTTGGACAAGGCGTTGCTAGCCATAACGGAAAAACAATTTTTATCAAATCAGCCTTGCCTGATGAAACCGTTGATATTAAGTTGACCGAAGATAAAAAAAATTATGCTAAAGCAACCGTCATAAAATATTACAATCAAAGTAACGAAAGGGTTAAACCTCAATGTGAATATTATCAAAAATGTGGCGGTTGTGAACTACAACATATCTCATCGCATTTACAACAGCAAGCCAAATACTCGGCGCTTATCAACTTATTACAAAAAGAGAGTGGACAACATTTAGCAAGTGTTATTAAAGATTCGCCCCAAATTATTGCAGATCAACCTTACCATTATCGCAGGCGGGCAAGATTAGCAATTAATCTAGTTAAAGGTGAATTATTTATTGGATTTCGTCAAGCAGAATCAAGTCAAATAATCAATATTGAGCATTGTCCGATATTAGTTGAACAATTAGATTTATTACTTGCCCCATTACAAAATTGTTTACGCAAAATTACCCAAAAAAAAGCACTCGGCCACATTGAATTAATCGCCGTCGATAGTGGTGTGATTATTGTATTAAGGCATACCTTGCCAATGGCATCTCAAGATACCGAGTTATTGAAACAGTTTGCCCAAGAGCAGAACATTTCACTCTATTTTTATGGTGAAGAGTTAGTCCATATCACTGGAAACAAAGAACACTATTATTTAATCAATCATTTAAAGTTAACCTTTAGTCCACTTGATTTTATTCAAGTAAACAGCAAAATTAATCAAAAAATGATTAATCAAGCTTTGGAATGGTTAACATTAAAACCAACAGATAATGTATTAGATCTATTTTGTGGAATGGGTAATTTTTCATTGCCAATGGCAACATTAAGCAAATCGGTTACTGGGATTGAAGGCATCAGTGCACTGGTTAAAAAAGCCAAATTCAATGCACAATTAAATAACAAAGAAATTTGTGCTAAAACAAATTTTTTAATCAATAATTTAGATGATAAACAGCAATTTAACACATGGAACCATGCTACATTTGAAAAAGTATTATTAGATCCTGCAAGAGCAGGCGCTTATAATGCTGCAGCAGAAATTGTGAAAATAGCACCTGAAAAGATTGTTTACATCTCGTGCAACCCTGCTACTCTAGCAAGAGACTGTAAGCAATTTATTGATAAAGGATATAAAATTGCTCAAGTTGCTATTTTGGATATGTTTCCGCAAACCAAGCACATTGAATCAATGTTGCTACTAACGAAGTAG
- the relA gene encoding GTP diphosphokinase: MVSVRGAHQHSEEHYSLAQFDIERWTSQELLLTNPTSYKKFKEVWDFCFENSAGAPEQIHCFQNAIEMVEILSTLNMDINSLCAALLLPFVDTKIIRREDIPEDFDREISNIISSIVRMKEIRHLRAIRNGSATTEQIDSIRRMLLAMVNDFRSVVIKLAERITYLRDLISAPQEEQVLAAKECFNIYAPLANRLGIGQLKWELEDFCFRYLYPDEYRLIAKKLHEKRLDRELYIDQFVEHLQDLMNKDHIRAEVYGRPKHIYSIWRKMERKHLQFEDLYDIRAVRIICDRIEDCYNALGIVHSHYKHIAKEFDDYVANPKPNGYQSIHTVVYGPQHKTIEIQIRTEQMHNDAELGVAAHWKYKEGSTDKMTAYDQRISWLRKLLTWQQEMSESGEIQEAVRSQIFDDRVYVFTPKGDVVDLPAGSTPLDFAYHIHSDVGHRCIGAKVGGRIVPFTYNLKMGDQVEVITQKQPNPSRDWLNPNTGFVNSSRARAKIQAWFKKQDRDKNIAAGEQILQNELESLNITLKSVEKILINKYNAHSFDEVLAGIGSGDIRINQLVNFINAQFNKPTAEQEDEAVLKQIAQKSTIQTKNNNKTGNKKGSEVIIEGVGNLMYTIANCCRPIPGDPIAGFVTQGRGISIHRADCEQLQELKNHAPERITNAVWNDDTHSGYTMVTQIVANDRSGLLRDITTILANEKVNVLGLISRSDMKQQLATIEVDMEIFDQDSLNRILNKIKQLPDVIEAKRFQS, from the coding sequence ATGGTATCAGTTAGAGGAGCCCATCAACACAGTGAAGAGCATTATTCTCTTGCACAATTTGATATTGAAAGATGGACCAGTCAAGAATTATTATTAACCAATCCGACCTCTTATAAAAAGTTCAAAGAAGTTTGGGATTTTTGTTTTGAAAACAGTGCCGGTGCGCCAGAACAGATCCACTGCTTCCAAAATGCAATTGAAATGGTCGAAATCTTATCAACGCTCAATATGGATATTAATAGTCTGTGTGCCGCGTTATTACTTCCTTTTGTTGATACCAAAATTATTCGTCGAGAAGATATTCCAGAGGATTTCGACCGCGAAATCTCAAATATTATTTCCAGCATCGTAAGAATGAAAGAAATTCGCCATTTACGAGCAATTCGTAATGGCAGTGCGACAACTGAACAAATTGATAGTATTCGTCGCATGTTATTAGCTATGGTCAATGATTTTCGCAGTGTCGTCATTAAATTAGCTGAACGCATTACTTATTTGCGAGATTTAATCTCGGCACCACAAGAAGAGCAGGTTTTAGCGGCTAAAGAGTGCTTTAATATCTATGCACCACTTGCAAATCGATTAGGTATTGGTCAACTAAAATGGGAACTTGAAGATTTTTGTTTCCGTTACTTATATCCTGATGAATATCGCCTTATTGCTAAAAAGCTACATGAAAAGCGCTTAGATCGTGAGCTGTATATTGATCAATTTGTTGAACATCTACAAGATTTAATGAATAAAGATCATATTCGTGCAGAAGTTTATGGTCGACCTAAACACATTTATAGTATCTGGCGCAAAATGGAGCGTAAACATCTGCAATTTGAAGATCTTTATGATATTCGTGCAGTAAGGATTATTTGCGATCGTATTGAAGATTGTTATAACGCTTTAGGTATCGTTCATAGCCATTATAAACATATCGCCAAAGAGTTTGACGACTATGTTGCTAATCCAAAACCTAATGGTTATCAATCCATTCATACGGTTGTTTATGGACCACAACATAAAACGATTGAAATTCAAATCCGAACAGAACAAATGCACAATGACGCAGAGCTAGGTGTTGCTGCGCATTGGAAATATAAAGAAGGCAGTACCGATAAAATGACTGCTTATGATCAGCGAATTTCTTGGTTACGTAAACTTCTAACTTGGCAACAAGAGATGTCTGAAAGTGGTGAAATTCAAGAAGCCGTACGTAGCCAAATTTTTGATGATCGAGTCTATGTTTTTACGCCGAAAGGCGATGTGGTGGATTTACCTGCCGGCTCAACTCCGCTTGATTTTGCTTATCATATCCACAGTGATGTCGGGCATCGTTGTATTGGTGCTAAAGTAGGTGGTCGCATTGTACCTTTTACCTACAATTTAAAAATGGGCGACCAAGTTGAGGTCATTACTCAAAAGCAACCTAATCCAAGTCGCGATTGGCTGAATCCAAATACAGGATTTGTTAACAGCAGTCGCGCAAGAGCTAAAATTCAAGCTTGGTTTAAAAAACAAGATCGCGATAAAAACATTGCCGCCGGCGAACAAATTTTACAAAATGAACTTGAGTCGTTAAATATTACTTTAAAAAGTGTCGAAAAAATACTCATCAATAAATACAATGCCCACTCATTTGACGAAGTGCTTGCAGGCATTGGTAGTGGTGATATTAGAATTAATCAATTAGTTAATTTTATTAATGCTCAATTTAATAAACCGACTGCGGAACAAGAAGACGAAGCCGTCTTAAAACAAATAGCCCAAAAATCAACTATACAAACTAAGAATAACAACAAAACGGGGAATAAAAAAGGCAGTGAAGTCATTATTGAAGGTGTCGGCAACTTAATGTACACCATTGCTAATTGCTGTCGTCCTATCCCTGGTGATCCTATTGCTGGGTTTGTAACGCAAGGCCGCGGCATTTCAATCCACCGGGCAGATTGCGAACAGTTACAAGAATTAAAAAATCATGCTCCTGAACGCATCACTAACGCCGTTTGGAATGATGATACTCACTCAGGTTATACCATGGTTACCCAAATTGTTGCCAATGATCGCAGCGGTTTATTAAGAGACATCACCACCATATTGGCTAACGAAAAAGTTAATGTGCTTGGCCTAATAAGCCGTTCTGATATGAAGCAACAATTAGCGACCATTGAGGTAGATATGGAAATCTTTGATCAAGATTCTTTAAATCGTATACTCAATAAAATTAAGCAACTACCTGATGTTATTGAAGCCAAACGTTTTCAAAGCTAA
- the folA gene encoding type 3 dihydrofolate reductase: MILSVIVAMAHNRVIGLNNQMPWHLPADLAWFKKNTLNKPVIMGRKTFESIGRPLPNRHNIVISRQIEPTDNKISNVSWVKSIDEAISLAQAQQPDEVFIIGGGNIYQQVLPLIDRLYLTHIDAELQGDTYFPDYLPEQWQVIYQQDHQADEKNSYPYQFQILQRK; this comes from the coding sequence ATGATTTTAAGTGTTATTGTTGCTATGGCACATAATCGTGTTATTGGCCTAAATAATCAAATGCCTTGGCATTTACCTGCTGATTTGGCGTGGTTTAAAAAAAACACGCTCAATAAGCCTGTTATTATGGGGCGAAAAACGTTTGAATCAATTGGTAGACCACTTCCTAATCGTCACAACATTGTTATTTCAAGACAAATAGAGCCCACTGATAATAAAATTTCTAATGTAAGCTGGGTAAAATCGATTGATGAGGCAATATCCCTTGCCCAAGCGCAACAACCCGATGAAGTTTTTATTATCGGTGGCGGTAATATTTATCAGCAAGTCTTGCCATTAATTGATCGGCTCTATTTAACGCATATTGATGCTGAGTTGCAAGGAGATACCTATTTTCCCGATTATTTACCCGAGCAATGGCAAGTAATTTATCAACAAGATCACCAAGCCGATGAAAAAAATAGTTATCCATATCAATTTCAAATTTTACAACGAAAATAA
- a CDS encoding MJ1255/VC2487 family glycosyltransferase, protein MKILFGVQGTGNGHVSRCRTLAKALKIAGADVDYIFSGRDPKDYFDMQAFGNYTTYRGVSFATLNGKINFRKTVQRIRAFRLVKDVRELDLSKYDCIISDFEPVSAWAAHHQHRDCLGISNQAVCQYLKPKEYGMIANVIMKYYAPVTNPIGLHWFHFGHKLIPPMIDTFDVTPTEDGNIIVYLPFEALDEITQLLQQFPDHQFICFHPGIKQLSQQKNITFQPLGRDNFTHALVSCSGIITNTGFALISEALVLGKKILTKPVSGQFEQIYNAQCLHTLDMATVMENLNSIKLKYWLGLSSPKPTIYPDVATELANWIVSGQTEPLLSLSRRLWSQTIFPENVNQRIKSLGYV, encoded by the coding sequence ATGAAAATTCTCTTTGGTGTTCAAGGAACAGGAAATGGCCATGTCAGTCGTTGTAGAACGTTAGCAAAAGCTTTAAAGATAGCTGGCGCTGATGTTGACTATATTTTCAGCGGTCGTGATCCTAAAGACTATTTTGATATGCAGGCCTTTGGCAACTATACTACCTATCGTGGTGTCTCTTTTGCGACGCTTAATGGGAAAATTAATTTTCGTAAAACAGTACAACGAATTCGAGCTTTTCGGCTAGTAAAAGATGTACGTGAACTCGATTTATCAAAATATGATTGTATCATTAGCGATTTTGAGCCAGTTAGTGCTTGGGCTGCCCACCATCAGCATCGAGACTGTTTAGGTATCAGCAATCAGGCAGTATGCCAATATCTCAAGCCTAAAGAATATGGCATGATAGCAAATGTGATTATGAAGTATTATGCACCTGTCACTAATCCTATTGGCTTACATTGGTTTCATTTTGGACATAAATTGATTCCGCCAATGATTGACACTTTTGATGTTACACCAACTGAAGATGGAAATATTATTGTTTATTTGCCATTTGAAGCATTAGATGAAATTACACAATTGTTACAACAATTCCCAGATCATCAATTTATCTGTTTTCATCCAGGTATAAAGCAACTGTCTCAACAAAAAAATATCACTTTTCAACCTCTTGGTCGCGATAATTTTACCCATGCTTTAGTGAGTTGTTCTGGTATTATTACCAATACTGGTTTTGCCTTAATTTCTGAAGCTTTAGTTTTAGGTAAAAAGATTTTGACTAAGCCTGTATCAGGGCAATTTGAGCAAATCTATAATGCACAGTGTTTACACACTTTAGATATGGCAACTGTTATGGAGAATCTGAATAGTATCAAACTTAAGTATTGGTTGGGCTTATCTTCTCCTAAACCAACAATATATCCTGATGTAGCAACTGAATTAGCAAATTGGATAGTTTCCGGACAGACAGAGCCTTTACTTTCTCTAAGCCGTAGGCTTTGGAGTCAAACCATTTTTCCAGAAAATGTGAATCAACGAATTAAATCTTTAGGGTACGTGTAA